The DNA region TCGTTGGCCCCGGGTACGGGCTCGGTCCGCCGGGCGGGGTTCGGGTCCTCGTCGGCGAATATCCGCGTGTCCCAGTGCGCGCCCAGCATGACGCGCCGCGGCGCCTCCGGGTTGATCACACCGATGATGTTGGTCACCCGGAAGGCGTACGACCCGTCTGGGGAGACGTAATCGAAGGCGTCCAGGGTGAGCTGGTCGCAATGCCGGCCCAGTTCCCCGATGAGCCACCACCGGCAGGCCTCGTGCCCCGCCGAGCCGGGCATGCGAGGGCCGAAGGCGACCTGCTCCTCCAGGGACCCGAAGGCCGCTTCGGCGTCGAAGGCCGCGGCGGCGAGCGCCGTCGCCAGAATGATAAAGAGAACCTTCATAACAACCCCAGCTTTCGGGCCGCCCGGTCCAGGACGGCGTTGACGATGGCCACGGCCTCCTCGCCCGCGTAGTCCCGGCCGATTTCCACCGCCTCGTCTATGACCACCCGCGCCGGGGTTTCCCCCTCGAGCATCTCGGCGAGCGCTACGCGCAACAGCGCACGCTCGATGTGCCCCAGGCGCTCGAGCCGGTAATTCTCCAGATTTTCGCGGACGAGGCCGTCAATCCGCTCAGGGTCCGCGAAGTAACGCTCCACCAGGCGGTCGGCGAACTCCACCACCTCGGGGTGGGGGAAGCGGGTGCTCCAGTAGCTCTCCCTCACGCCGTCGGCGCCGCCCAGCTCGGCCTGGTACAGCATCTGCAGCGCGGACTCGCGGGCCAGGCGTCTTCGGGTCATCGCTCGATCCCCCAAACATCCGCCCAACGTTAGCACGACACCCCCTATACAAACAAGCCGGAGCCTGCTATCTTTTTCGGGAAAAAGCGGCCGGTACGCCCGATGATAAATTCACTCCCCCCCGAAGACATCTACCTGAGCGCGGTGAACAGCCTGCTGACCGAGCGGTTCGGCTTTCCGTTGTCGCTTTCGCCCCGGGACGTGGCACAGATAATGCGGTGGTACAAAGCGGGCATTCCGCTGGGGGCGGTGCTCGAGGGGGTGACCGAGTCGCTGAACAAAAAGCGGCAGGGTCGGCTCACGCCGCTGACCTACTGCGTGAAGACGGTGAAGGTGGCGGCCAAGAAGCGACGCCGCTTCTAGGGAACCTTTCGACGCGGGTCGTCGTTTTATTAACGCGGTCCGCCTTGACCGGAACCGCTTTTCGTGCTAATAATTAAGTGTGTGAGTACCGAGGAGGCGTTA from bacterium includes:
- the nusB gene encoding transcription antitermination factor NusB; protein product: MTRRRLARESALQMLYQAELGGADGVRESYWSTRFPHPEVVEFADRLVERYFADPERIDGLVRENLENYRLERLGHIERALLRVALAEMLEGETPARVVIDEAVEIGRDYAGEEAVAIVNAVLDRAARKLGLL